The following nucleotide sequence is from Zea mays cultivar B73 chromosome 1, Zm-B73-REFERENCE-NAM-5.0, whole genome shotgun sequence.
GGTGCCTTGCCATTTTGAGGTCTATGTGTGTACGATGGCTGAAAGAGACTATGCTTTAGAAATGTGGAGATTGCTTGATCCAGATTCAAGATTAATTAATTCTGTTCAACTTCATGATAGGATGGTGTGCGTAAAATCTGGTATGTAATTTGTCATTTTATTAACAAAGTACAAAAGAGCATAGCGTAATTTGTCATTGTAAATGTTGTGATACTCAGAAGCTAACAAACTGTGAAAAATACTACTCAAATTTCGTTTTTAGTTTCATTCTACTGAAATTAATGCCAAATTTACCTTTTGTAGGTTTAAAGAAGTCCTTGCTAAATGTCTTCCATGATGGTTCTTGTCATCCTGGTATGGCATTAGTAATTGATGATCGTCTGAAAGTTTGGGATGAGAAGGATCAATTACGAGTTCATGTGGTTCCTGCATTTACTCCATATTATGCTCCACAGGCAGAGGTGATGTTCATAGCCTGTATACCAATATAAGGATATCATGTTGTCACTAACAGGACCCATCATTTCCACATTCTAGGCAAATTGTTCTATCCCGGTTCTTTGTGTAGCCAGAAACGTTGCATGCAATGTTAGGGGTGGTTTCTTCAAGTAAGATTACCTTTTTTTAATCtgattgtagtgttcatttgtttGCATTTTGCTGTCAACCTAATACTTCTGCTACGAGACTCCCTCATCAGCTTCTAATCTCAACGAACAGCCACTGCCATGGACTTGTACATCTCGACAGTAAGGCCTTGGCGACCATCCCGGCGCACGCGAGGTCGAAGATGAGCATGTTGTAGGTGACGAGCTTGGGGTTGACGCCATCGCTCCTCATCTCCTAGAACAGCCCTATAATCGACAAAATAATAAGGATTTTTTGTTCAAAACAATAAGGCAAAACAACACTAAACTCTGAATCAAATGCCTCGTGCCTTGGCTACCTGAGGGCGTGGAGGTGGAGCGCATGCTGATGGTAAATGATGTCTGCTCTATGATACAATTCGTTATATTAGAGTGGTAAATGATAAGCAATTCGTTTTTGTGTTTTTTTTCTGCAGCATCTTGTCTGAAATCGTCTAGACCAAACACCATAGTTCTATCTGGGCTTAGTGGTAGTGGCAAAACCACTATTTACTACCAGGTAACTTCCAACTTTTTTGGTCTGTGTTTTTACAAGTTAAGGACAAGGTTGTAGCATCTAGTTTGCAAAATAATATTTGAACCTCATTTTTTGATTCTATTTAGGGTGTGGGATGAGCATTCTAGACGGATATCAGTTCTGCTAGTAATGTAAATAGTTTTGTTTCTTGTGAAAAAACATGCATATCCTGACTGCGATATTTCTGCTAAACCTTCATGTTGTCCTTCCCTGCAGAAAGACAAAGTAAAACCTGTGCATGTTATTGATGTTCCTGGTCATGCTAGGCTCAAACCCAAACTTGATGAAGTCCTGCCTAAAGTTGCTGCGGTTGTCTTTGTTGTTGATGCTCAAGATTTCTTGTCTAGCATGCAAGCTGCTGCAGAGTAAATTTTACCCCTCCCCCTCCTTAATTTTTACCAAATGCATTTGGTGTCTATTTCTATTTCATCTACTTTCACTTTTATGTTTAGATTTATATGAGCCATCAACTTAATGATGATTAACCTTGATTGCACCAGCTGAAGTTGGTGCATAAGGCTGCAACACCGTCTAGTGGAGGTAGATAAGGCATCAAAATTGTATTTTTATTTGCAAATGTAGCAACAATATACTAATTTGATGTACTTTTTTCTAGGGT
It contains:
- the LOC103637577 gene encoding RNA polymerase II C-terminal domain phosphatase-like 1 is translated as MAERDYALEMWRLLDPDSRLINSVQLHDRMVCVKSGLKKSLLNVFHDGSCHPGMALVIDDRLKVWDEKDQLRVHVVPAFTPYYAPQAEANCSIPVLCVARNVACNVRGGFFK